TGTTGGTAGTAGTATTTGTTCTTTCCTCCTGCGCAGTCCCCTGCTGCGAATATCCCCTCTATGTTTGTGTATCCACCTGGTTTGACGTCTATCAATCCTTTCTCATCTACCTCTAATCCTATCTTTTTGAAGAATTCTGTTGGGGGTTGGTTGCCTATCTCTATGAATACCCCCTCTACATCTACCTTCCTGGTTTCACCTGTCTTTAGGTTTTTAATTACTGCATATCTAACCTCTTTATCCCCTCCTATCTCTACGACTGTGCTATTCAATATGATCTCGACCTTATCTCTGTATTTGTTTAGTGTTTCAATATATACTGGGAATGCTCTTAGCCTATCCCCTCTCGTGACTAGATATATCTTCGATGCGTAGCCCACGGCATGGATAGCCCCTGTTACCCCTGCATTGCCACCCCCAACGATCACTATTCTCTTTCCCTTGAAGAAGGGCACATCACATACTGTGC
This region of Sulfolobales archaeon genomic DNA includes:
- a CDS encoding FAD-dependent oxidoreductase, which gives rise to MSFRLRISGPAGPVQEEEYDVVVVGAGPAGLSAALYSARYRLKTLLIGETIGGQLANAGIVDDYPGLIEVEASELIQRFVKHVSKHGVPIVRDRVEDIKREGDFFKIYTRSGRTYRSRAVIIAVGLERKKLGVPGEAEYAGRGVSYCTVCDVPFFKGKRIVIVGGGNAGVTGAIHAVGYASKIYLVTRGDRLRAFPVYIETLNKYRDKVEIILNSTVVEIGGDKEVRYAVIKNLKTGETRKVDVEGVFIEIGNQPPTEFFKKIGLEVDEKGLIDVKPGGYTNIEGIFAAGDCAGGKNKYYYQ